In the Telopea speciosissima isolate NSW1024214 ecotype Mountain lineage chromosome 2, Tspe_v1, whole genome shotgun sequence genome, one interval contains:
- the LOC122653160 gene encoding L-type lectin-domain containing receptor kinase S.4, with translation MATQRSSDCTLLGNEDSSKVLLLLLKVLIQIHNPVSIHYLMAKTLAFFFWVFVTLCNPVLSQFDNFIYSGFRGNLSLNGVAEIERNGVLRLTNDITRLIGHAFYPSALQFKNSTDGTAFSFSSSFAFAIVPEYPKLGGHGLAFTISTTKDLPGALPSQYLGLLNASDMGNVTNHLFAVEFDTVQDFEFEDINDNHVGIDINSLTSNSSANATYFSDKDSTNQSLNLKSGNMIVAWVDYDSVSRLLNVTISPTSSKPSRPLISFSIDLSPNLDTSMYVGFSSSTGLLASSHYLFGWSFKMNGAAQNLDISSLPSLPGPKKKHTALTIGVSVGAAVLMIGAICVSIYLIWKIRYTDVIEEWELHVGPNRFSYQELKIATRGFKEKELLGFGGFGRVYRGTLPKSKTLVAVKRISHESKQGLREFASEISSMGRLRHRNLVQLQGWCRRRGDLLLVYDYMPNGSLDKYLFDQPKSTLSWEQRFKIIKGVASGLLYLHEEWEQVVIHRDVKASNVLLDGEMNGRLGDFGLARLYEHGSNPSTTRVVGTLGYLAPELTRTGKATTSSDVFAFGAVLLEVVCGRRPIEAKALPEELILVDWVWDRWREGCILEVVDPKLKGDYDEIEAVLVLKLGLMCSNCTPTARPSMRQVLSYLQWEARVPEILRAPGEYEGPEKREEIGFDDFLHSYPSSSFEKVSSYLFTPAAYGEVGELSMTQTHDGPMTQVDSMAEKR, from the exons ATGGCGACCCAGCGAAGCAGCGATTG TACTCTTCTTGGAAATGAAGATTCTTCCAAAGTGCTGCTTCTCTTACTAAAAGTCCTGATCCAGATCCATAATCCTGTATCTATCCATTATCTAATGGCGAAAACTCTTGCATTCTTCTTCTGGGTTTTTGTTACACTCTGCAACCCAGTTCTTTCCCAATTCGATAACTTCATCTATAGTGGTTTCCGTGGTAACCTTAGCTTGAATGGAGTTGCTGAGATCGAGCGGAACGGGGTTCTTCGATTGACCAACGACATCACTCGTTTGATTGGTCATGCTTTCTACCCTTCTGCCCTCCAGTTCAAGAACTCCACCGACGGAACagctttctccttctcttcctcttttgccTTCGCCATCGTTCCTGAATACCCCAAGCTCGGTGGCCATGGCCTCGCTTTCACCATCTCTACCACCAAAGACCTCCCAGGGGCGCTCCCCAGTCAGTATCTCGGCCTTCTCAATGCCAGCGACATGGGTAACGTCACCAACCATCTCTTCGCCGTCGAATTCGACACGGTTCAAGACTTCGAGTTCGAAGACATCAACGATAACCATGTTGGGATCGACATCAACAGCCTCACCTCCAACTCCTCTGCTAACGCCACCTATTTTAGCGACAAAGATTCCACAAACCAGAGCCTTAATCTCAAGAGTGGCAACATGATTGTGGCCTGGGTTGATTATGATTCTGTAAGTCGTCTTCTCAACGTAACTATTTCCCCCACTTCTTCAAAACCCAGCCGACCGCTCATCTCTTTCTCCATAGATCTCTCTCCAAACCTCGATACCTCCATGTATGTGGGCTTCTCTTCCTCGACGGGTCTGCTCGCGAGCTCCCATTACTTATTTGGATGGAGCTTCAAGATGAACGGAGCGGCTCAAAACCTGGacatttcttctctcccatcaCTCCCCGGACCCAAGAAGAAACACACAGCCCTAACAATCGGTGTCTCTGTAGGAGCAGCTGTACTCATGATTGGCGCGATCTGCGTTTCTATTTACCTCATCTGGAAAATCAGGTACACCGATGTAATCGAGGAATGGGAGCTCCATGTTGGCCCGAATCGGTTCTCTTACCAAGAACTCAAGATTGCAACCAGAggatttaaagaaaaggaattACTAGGGTTTGGTGGATTCGGTCGCGTGTACAGAGGAACACTCCCCAAATCGAAAACCCTAGTCGCGGTTAAGCGAATTTCACACGAATCGAAGCAGGGTCTTCGGGAATTCGCGTCTGAGATCTCAAGCATGGGTCGATTGCGTCATAGGAATCTGGTTCAGTTACAGGGATGGTGTCGCAGGCGAGGCGATCTTCTCCTGGTATACGACTACATGCCCAACGGAAGCTTGGACAAATACCTCTTCGACCAGCCGAAATCGACGCTGAGCTGGGAACAGAGGTTCAAGATCATCAAAGGCGTAGCTTCTGGTTTGTTATACCTGCACGAGGAATGGGAACAGGTGGTGATACACAGGGATGTCAAGGCCAGTAACGTGTTATTGGACGGAGAAATGAACGGCCGACTTGGCGATTTCGGTCTCGCTCGATTGTACGAGCACGGATCGAACCCGAGCACAACCCGAGTGGTAGGGACTCTAGGGTATCTAGCACCGGAGCTGACGAGAACGGGGAAGGCGACGACGAGCTCCGACGTGTTCGCCTTCGGGGCGGTGCTGCTGGAGGTGGTGTGTGGCCGGAGACCCATTGAGGCCAAGGCGTTGCCGGAGGAGCTGATACTGGTTGATTGGGTGTGGGATAGGTGGAGAGAAGGGTGTATACTGGAGGTGGTAGACCCAAAGCTTAAGGGAGACTACGACGAGATTGAGGCGGTGTTGGTGTTGAAGCTGGGGCTCATGTGTTCCAACTGTACACCCACGGCGCGTCCTAGCATGAGGCAGGTGTTGAGTTACTTGCAATGGGAGGCAAGGGTACCGGAAATCTTGAGGGCGCCGGGGGAATACGAAGGCCcggagaagagggaggagatTGGTTTCGACGATTTCTTACATTCTTacccttcttcatcttttgaaAAGGTGAGTTCTTACTTGTTTACGCCGGCGGCGTATGGAGAAGTCGGAGAACTATCGATGACCCAGACCCATGATGGCCCAATGACCCAGGTTGATTCTATGGCTGAGAAACGGTGA
- the LOC122653262 gene encoding uncharacterized protein LOC122653262 has product MEPELEPMPIGSQKRDLAWKHCQMFKIDNRVRLKCIYCCKMFSGGGIHRIKEHLAGQKGNGATCPRVHPDVRHIMRQSLDGSVVRMKKKQKMTEETAHLLLPPNEAETYNPQCETINGLQLLAAPNPVESNLVLSMKQEEGTTDDSSERWKRGAVGDPSSAPLGETNPISRDLTLRLTRGKDQVHMAIGRFLYDAGVPLDAVNSVYFQPMIDAIALEGPGLKPPSYHDLRGCILKNSVEEVKNIVDQYQGTWGRTGCSVLADEWTAEGDKMLINFLVYCPEGTMFLKSVDASEIIRSPVALYELLKEVVEDVGVQHVLQVITDSGEHYIEAGKRLTETFPTIYWTPCSARCIDLMLKDFRNFDWINATLEQAKSVTRFVYNHVEVLNMMQRYTHGKDLIQPAITRSATNFTILQCMVSLKNSLQAMVTSQEWMDSSYSKNPDGLELIDIIYSQAFWSSCVTIIHLIDPLLRVLRIVGSEKRPAMGYIYEAMYRAKEAIKKELVERKDYLAYWNVIDYRWNRQLHRPLHAAGFYLNPRCFYSFEGDVPNEIMSGMLDCIERLVPDTKIQDKITKELSSYKNAVGDLGRKMAIRARHTMLPVDWWSTYGGGCPNLARLAIRILSQTCSANGFKQNQIPFKQFHHQRRNHIEHQRLRDLIFAQSNLRLRLRLHRKNKELDALDPISFDNIDTVEDWVTEKEYPSTEYGGSDWRTLVQPADNTMLPLSTNDENEGLVAGFEDDEIHNGVKVEDENDTENQLEDDGDGDLGHQT; this is encoded by the exons ATGGAACCTGAATTGGAACCCATGCCTATTGGGTCTCAGAAACGTGACCTGGCTTGGAAGCACTGTCAGATGTTCAAGATTGATAATCGGGTTAGGCTTAAATGTATCTATTGTTGTAAAATGTTTTCTGGTGGGGGAATCCATAGAATTAAAGAACACTTAGCTGGCCAGAAAGGAAATGGAGCTACTTGTCCTAGAGTTCATCCAGATGTTCGGCATATCATGAGGCAAAGCTTAGATGGGTCAGTAgtgagaatgaagaagaaacaaaagatgaCAGAAGAAACTGCTCATCTGCTCCTGCCTCCTAATGAGGCAGAAACATATAACCCTCAGTGTGAAACAATTAATGGACTCCAATTGCTTGCAGCTCCCAATCCAGTTGAATCGAATTTGGTCTTGTCAATGAAGCAAGAGGAAGGAACGACTGATGATAGTTCAGAGAGATGGAAAAGAGGGGCAGTGGGTGATCCTTCTTCGGCTCCTTTGGGTGAAACCAATCCAATTAGCAGAGACCTCACCTTGCGTTTAACTAGGGGAAAGGATCAAGTTCATATGGCAATAGGTCGGTTTCTATATGATGCTGGGGTTCCTCTAGATGCAGTAAACTCTGTCTATTTTCAACCAATGATCGACGCCATTGCATTGGAAGGACCGGGGCTCAAACCACCATCATATCATGACCTTCGGGGTTGTATTTTGAAGAATTCAGTTGAAGAAGTGAAGAACATTGTAGATCAATACCAGGGAACATGGGGAAGGACTGGATGCTCTGTCCTTGCTGACGAATGGACAGCAGAAGGGGATAAAATGTTGATCAACTTCCTGGTTTATTGTCCTGAAGGAACAATGTTTCTTAAATCAGTTGATGCGTCAGAAATAATTAGGTCACCAGTTGCTCTTTATGAACTGCTTAAAGAAGTGGTGGAGGATGTTGGAGTCCAACATGTATTGCAGGTGATTACTGACAGTGGGGAACACTATATTGAAGCTGGGAAAAGGTTAACAGAAACCTTCCCTACTATATATTGGACCCCGTGTTCAGCTCGTTGCATAGATCTGATGCTCAAGGATTTtagaaattttgattggatAAATGCAACACTTGAGCAAGCCAAATCAGTCACGAGGTTTGTTTATAATCACGTTGAGGTATTAAATATGATGCAAAGGTATACACATGGGAAAGATTTAATACAACCAGCAATCACCCGCTCTGCGACAAACTTTACAATTTTGCAGTGCATGGTTAGCCTAAAAAATAGTTTGCAGGCAATGGTTACTTCGCAGGAGTGGATGGATAGCTCATATTCGAAAAACCCAGATGGACTTGAAttgattgatataatttatagtCAGGCTTTTTGGTCTTCATGTGTCACTATCATCCATTTGATAGATCCCCTATTACGAGTTTTGAGAATTGTTGGAAGTGAGAAGAGGCCAGCAATGGGGTACATTTATGAGGCAATGTACCGAGCCAAAGAAGCAATAAAAAAGGAACTGGTTGAGAGGAAGGATTATCTGGCATACTGGAATGTTATTGATTATAGGTGGAACAGGCAACTTCATCGTCCTCTTCATGCAGCAGGTTTCTATCTAAATCCCAGGTGTTTTTATAGTTTTGAAGGAGATGTACCAAATGAGATCATGTCAGGGATGTTGGATTGTATTGAGAGATTAGTTCCTGATACAAAGATCCAAGATAAAATAACCAAAGAGTTGAGCTCGTACAAGAATGCTGTTGGGGATTTAGGGCGGAAGATGGCAATTAGAGCTAGACACACTATGCTTCCTG TTGATTGGTGGTCTACTTATGGAGGAGGTTGCCCAAATTTGGCACGCTTGGCCATCCGTATTCTCAGTCAAACTTGCAGTGCAAATGGTTTCAAGCAAAATCAGATTCCTTTCAAGCAATTCCACCACCAGAGGAGAAACCACATTGAGCATCAAAGGCTACGTGACCTCATATTTGCTCAATCCAACTTGCGATTGCGGCTACG ACTACATAGGAAGAATAAGGAACTAGATGCTCTGGATCCTATCTCCTTTGACAACATCGATACTGTTGAGGACTGGGTAACGGAAAAAGAATATCCCTCCACAGAATATGGAGGTTCAGATTGGAGGACACTTGTCCAGCCTGCAGATAATACTATGTTGCCTTTGTCTACAAATGATGAGAATGAAGGCTTGGTTGCAG GATTTGAAGATGATGAGATTCACAATGGTGTCAAAGTTGAGGATGAGAATGACACTGAAAACCAGTTggaagatgatggtgatggGGACCTGGGACACCAAACGTGA